One stretch of Aythya fuligula isolate bAytFul2 chromosome 24, bAytFul2.pri, whole genome shotgun sequence DNA includes these proteins:
- the LOC116498546 gene encoding keratin, type I cytoskeletal 14 isoform X3, with translation MSTTTVRQYSSSSSLGGLGGGSSRFSCVRGGGYRAPSVHGGSSSYSVSSRIVSGLGSGYGGSYCSSIGGGLGAAFGGSYGAGFGSGFGASFGSGFGGGFGGGDGILPAGEKETMQNLNDRLAAYLDKVRALEDANTDLEVKIREWYKKQGPGPDRDYSPYYRTIEELRSKVLVATVDNANLLLQIDNARLTADDFRTKFETEQALRLSVEADINGLRRVLDELTLARADLEMQIESLKEELAYLKKNHEEEMNALRGQVGGEISVEMDAAPGIDLTKILTDMREQYETLAEKNRRDAEQWFFSKTEELNREVAINTEQLQSGKTEITELRRTIQSLEIDLQSQLSTKAALEGTLADTENRYGTQLAQLQGLITSVEEQLGELRCDMERQNHEYRVLLDVKCRLEQEIATYRRLLEGEDAHMSSHYISQPVKEAPVTTRQIRTIFEEVQDGKVISSREQITQAAR, from the exons ATGAGCACCACCACTGTCAGGCAGtactcctcctcttcctccctcggggggctggggggaggctcTAGCAGGTTTTCCTGCGTTCGTGGAGGAGGCTACAGAGCCCCCAGCGTCCACGGAGGCTCCAGCAGCTACTCCGTCTCCTCGCGCATCGTCTCGGGGCTGGGCAGCGGCTATGGGGGCAGCTACTGCAGCAGCATCGGAGGGGGCCTGGGCGCTGCCTTCGGGGGTAGCTACGGGGCCGGCTTCGGAAGCGGCTTCGGGGCCAGCTTCGGAAGTGGCTTCGGAGGTGGTTTTGGAGGGGGCGATGGCATCCTCCCGGCCGGAGAGAAGGAGACGATGCAGAACCTCAACGACCGCCTGGCCGCCTACCTGGACAAGGTGCGTGCCCTGGAGGATGCCAACACCGACCTGGAGGTGAAGATCCGGGAGTGGTACAAGAAGCAGGGACCTGGTCCCGACCGGGACTACAGCCCCTACTACAGGACCATCGAGGAGCTCAGGAGCAAG GTGCTGGTGGCCACAGTCGACAACGCCAACCTCCTCCTGCAGATTGACAACGCCAGGCTGACAGCTGATGACTTCAGGACCAA GTTTGAGACGGAGCAGGCTCTGCGCCTGAGCGTGGAGGCCGACATCAACGGCCTGCGCAGAGTCCTGGACGAGCTGACCCTGGCCAGAGCTGACCTGGAGATGCAGATTGAATCGCTGAAGGAGGAGCTGGCCTACCTCAAGAAGAACCACGAGGAG GAGATGAACGCCCTGCGTGGGCAGGTGGGTGGAGAGATCAGCGTGGAGATGGACGCTGCTCCTGGCATCGACCTCACCAAGATCCTGACCGACATGAGGGAGCAGTACGAGACCCTGGCCGAGAAGAACCGCAGGGACGCCGAGCAGTGGTTCTTCAGCAAG ACGGAGGAGCTGAACCGCGAGGTGGCCATCAACACGGAGCAGCTCCAGAGCGGCAAGACGGAGATCACGGAGCTGCGACGCACCATCCAGAGCCTGGAGATCGACCTGCAGTCCCAGCTCAGCACG AAAGCGGCGCTGGAGGGCACCTTGGCCGACACAGAGAACCGCTACGGCACCCAGctggcccagctgcaggggctgatCACCAGcgtggaggagcagctgggcgAGCTGCGCTGCGACATGGAGCGCCAGAACCACGAGTACAGGGTCCTGCTGGACGTCAAGTGCCGCCTGGAGCAGGAGATCGCCACATACCGCCGCCTCCTGGAGGGCGAGGACGCCCA catgTCTTCCCACTACATCTCGCAGCCTGTGAAAGAAG CTCCCGTAACTACCCGCCAAATCCGCACGATCTTCGAGGAAGTGCAGGACGGGAAGGTGATTTCCTCCCGCGAGCAGATCACCCAGGCTGCCCGCTGA
- the LOC116498281 gene encoding gastrin/cholecystokinin-like peptide, protein MKGKVFVGLILAVVATACLCRPAAEAPGAVGDPRRLPTSLVRRDWPEPLSQEQQQHLISRFLPHMFAEMRDRKGFVQGDEGDKALHDHYYSDWMDFGRRSSEDSAA, encoded by the exons aTGAAGGGAAAGGTGTTCGTCGGCCTCATCCTCGCCGTCGTGGCCACTGCCTGCCTGTGCCGGCCAGCCGCAGAGGCACCGGGTGCCGTGGGGGACCCCCGGCGGCTCCCCACCAGCCTGGTCCGGAGGGACTGGCCCGAGCCCCtgtcccaggagcagcagcagcacctcatCTCCCGCTTCCTACCCCACATGTTCGCAG AGATGAGAGACCGCAAGGGCTTCGTGCAGGGGGACGAGGGGGACAAGGCCCTGCACGACCACTACTACTCCGACTGGATGGATTTCGGCCGCCGGAGCTCCGAAGACTCAGCTGCATAA
- the HAP1 gene encoding huntingtin-associated protein 1, with the protein MGEGPAAASAPGAASAQRYQPEQGLCLLPAPLRGAREESASPHGSRLPHVTPAKLDTAVPQETPPGQHPPARCLPPGPASPLAALPHADPVPRRDVATITDLCSGGDVPEVEIISLLGEQLPRYKLRADTVFGYDHDDWLRAPPAPPEPAAPLTPQQIAETLQYFLLCTERAVRITKTYHDIDAVTNLLDEKERDLELAARIGQSLLKQNRSLTERNELLEEQLELAKEEIAQLRHEVSMRDDLLHFYTTTTEESEPTSATATPLRRQESSSSLQQYFQYDTLQQKLKCLEEENQKLRLEATNIAIETCQYEDQEHQLMIDCVEQFSEASQQVICLSDELARKAEDTVRQQEEISQLLAQVVDLQQKCRAYGSEVEELQQHLAVAKEVQEQLRTELRDLQEKYTECGGMLQEAQEEVKSLRSRSLPNSTVSRYGAPSLLPVDSLAAEIKGTMRKGTDGSSSDYKSYLRVFETVKAVNQAAKAKSCSESPLHAPSSKQLSAVPSRGGSTPPAGSCGSEGTQGEGAGEDPHGAAPPGRRALEAAVQRLSARQQSHGSGESSFFEAERERKLWRLRDGESSSGFLTPTESIVSTGTNHSGGSELTTGSGFSLGSLTYLPDKLQIVKPLEGSVTLHHWQQLARPNLGGILVPRPGVLTKDFRQLDIDLEEVYSLTDLEEDEVEAASFQLLPTSTPAKAKERPGGELSLPVFLSVNNLPQTPSTFTITTCHILHPTTEITTVTPSLYNAVVPSCGPIERLNLCTPSPELPSHGPPSTPLGLIRLLLVRGISASVPSAVSWWPPSLPVQDPQRAAPPSSLQPPPEAGGGQQQPSSSSSIFSLNLVEKLRRLGLDKVVARGELSYARGEHGGGRDAPT; encoded by the exons GTACCAGCCGGAGCAGGGACTCTGCCTCTTGCCAGCACCTCTCCGGGGGGCCAGGGAGGAAAGTGCATCCCCCCATGGCAGCCGGCTCCCCCACGTAACGCCAGCCAAACTGGACACCGCGGTCCCGCAAGAGACCCCCCCCGGCCAGCACCCCCCCGCCCGCTGCCTCCCACCCGGCCCGGCCTCGCCGCTCGCTGCCCTGCCCCACGCTGACCCCGTGCCCCGTCGCGATGTCGCCACCATCACCG ACCTGTGCAGCGGCGGCGATGTCCCCGAGGTGGAGATCATCAGCCTGCTGGGCGAGCAGCTGCCCCGCTACAAGCTGCGGGCAGACACCGTCTTCGGCTACGACCACGACGACTGGCTGcgagccccccctgcccccccggagcccgcagcccccctcaccccccagcAGATCGCGGAGACCCTGCAGTATTTCC TCCTGTGCACCGAGCGGGCCGTCAGGATCACCAAGACCTACCACGACATCGACGCCGTCACCAACCTCCTGGACGAG AAAGAGCGGGACCTGGAGCTGGCGGCGCGCATCGGGCAGTCCCTGCTGAAGCAGAACCGGAGCCTGACGGAGCGCAacgagctgctggaggagcagctggagctggccaAAGAGGAG atCGCGCAGCTGCGCCACGAGGTCTCCATGCGGGACGACCTGCTCCACTTCTACACCACCACCACGGAGGAGAGCGAGCCCACCTCGGCCACCGCCACGCC GCTGCGCCGGCAGGAGTCGTCCTCGTCCCTGCAGCAGTACTTCCAGTACGACACCTTGCAGCAGAAACTCAAGTGCCTGGAGGAGGAGAACCAGAAGCTTCGCTTGGAG GCCACCAACATTGCGATCGAGACCTGCCAGTACGAGGACCAGGAGCACCAGCTGATGATCGACTGCGTGGAGCAGTTCT CCGAAGCCAGCCAGCAGGTCATCTGCCTCTCGGACGAGCTGGCCCGCAAGGCGGAGGACACGgtgaggcagcaggaggagatcAGCCAGCTCCTGGCGCAGGTGGTGGACCTGCAGCAGAAGTGCCGCGCG TACGGCTCGGAGGTGgaggagctccagcagcacctggcCGTGGCCAaggaggtgcaggagcagctccgGACAGAG CTGCGGGACCTGCAGGAGAAGTACACGGAGTGCGGCGGGATGCTGCAGGAAGCCCAGGAGGAGGTGAAGAGCCTGCGCAGCCGCAGCCTCCCCAACAGCACCGTCAGCCGCTACGGCGcgcccagcctgctgcctgtg GACTCGCTGGCAGCTGAGATCAAGGGGACGATGAGGAAGGGGACAGACGGATCCTCCTCGGACTACAA GAGCTACCTGCGTGTCTTCGAGACGGTGAAGGCGGTGAACCAGGCGGCCAAAGCCAAGTCGTGCTCCGAGTCTCCCCTGCACGCGCCCAGCTCCAAGCAGCTGTCGGCCGTCCCCTCCagggggggcagcaccccccCGGCCGGCTCCTGTGGCTCAGAGGGCACCCA GGGCGAGGGGGCCGGAGAGGACCCccatggggctgctccccccggGCGGCGGGCGCTGGAGGCGGCGGTGCAGCGGCTGTCGGCGCGGCAGCAGAGCCACGGCTCGGGGGAGAGCTCCTTCTTCGAGGCCGAGCGGGAGCGCAAGCTGTGGAGGCTGCGGGATGGGGAGAGCTCCAGCGGCTTCCTCACCCCCACCGAGAGCATCGTGTCCACCGGCACCAACCACTCGGGGGGCTCGGAGCTCACCACCGGCTCCGGTTTCTCCCTCGGCTCCCTCACCTACCTGCCCGACAAGCTGCAGATCGTGAAGCCGCTGGAAG GCTCGGTGACCCTCCaccactggcagcagctggcccGGCCCAACCTGGGGGGGATCCTGGTGCCCCGTCCCGGGGTGCTCACCAAAGACTTCAGGCAGCTGGACATCGACCTGGAGGAGGTGTACAGCCTCACCGACCTGGAGGAGGATGAGGTGGAGGCCGCCTCCTTCCAGCTGCTCCCTACCTCAACGCCCGCCAAAGCCAAGGAGCGCCCCGGGGGTGAG CTGTCCCTTCCAGTGTTCCTCTCTGTTAACAACCTCCCCCAGACCCCATCCACCTTCACCATCACCACCTGCCACATCCTGCACCCCACCACCGAGATCACCACCGTGACACCCAG TCTGTATAACGCCGTCGTGCCTTCTTGTGGGCCCATTGAGAGGCTGAACCTCTGTACCCCCTCACCAGAACTGCCCAGCCAcggcccccccagcacccccctggGACTCATCCGGCTCCTCCTGGTGCGGGGCATCTCAGCCTCGGTGCCCTCAGCCGTATCCTGGTGGCCCCCCTCACTCCCTGTCCAGGACCCCCAGCGAGCTGCTCCTCcgagctccctgcagccccctcctgaggctgggggggggcagcagcaacCCTCATCCTCCAGTAGCATCTTCAGCTTGAACCTGGTGGAGAAGCTACGCCGCCTGGGGCTGGATAAGGTGGTGGCACGGGGGGAGCTGTCCTACGCACGAGGAGAGCACGGGGGAGGCCGGGATGCGCCGACGTGA
- the LOC116498546 gene encoding keratin, type I cytoskeletal 14 isoform X5 gives MSTTTVRQYSSSSSLGGLGGGSSRFSCVRGGGYRAPSVHGGSSSYSVSSRIVSGLGSGYGGSYCSSIGGGLGAAFGGSYGAGFGSGFGASFGSGFGGGFGGGDGILPAGEKETMQNLNDRLAAYLDKVRALEDANTDLEVKIREWYKKQGPGPDRDYSPYYRTIEELRSKVLVATVDNANLLLQIDNARLTADDFRTKFETEQALRLSVEADINGLRRVLDELTLARADLEMQIESLKEELAYLKKNHEEEMNALRGQVGGEISVEMDAAPGIDLTKILTDMREQYETLAEKNRRDAEQWFFSKTEELNREVAINTEQLQSGKTEITELRRTIQSLEIDLQSQLSTKAALEGTLADTENRYGTQLAQLQGLITSVEEQLGELRCDMERQNHEYRVLLDVKCRLEQEIATYRRLLEGEDAQCPVKEAPVTTRQIRTIFEEVQDGKVISSREQITQAAR, from the exons ATGAGCACCACCACTGTCAGGCAGtactcctcctcttcctccctcggggggctggggggaggctcTAGCAGGTTTTCCTGCGTTCGTGGAGGAGGCTACAGAGCCCCCAGCGTCCACGGAGGCTCCAGCAGCTACTCCGTCTCCTCGCGCATCGTCTCGGGGCTGGGCAGCGGCTATGGGGGCAGCTACTGCAGCAGCATCGGAGGGGGCCTGGGCGCTGCCTTCGGGGGTAGCTACGGGGCCGGCTTCGGAAGCGGCTTCGGGGCCAGCTTCGGAAGTGGCTTCGGAGGTGGTTTTGGAGGGGGCGATGGCATCCTCCCGGCCGGAGAGAAGGAGACGATGCAGAACCTCAACGACCGCCTGGCCGCCTACCTGGACAAGGTGCGTGCCCTGGAGGATGCCAACACCGACCTGGAGGTGAAGATCCGGGAGTGGTACAAGAAGCAGGGACCTGGTCCCGACCGGGACTACAGCCCCTACTACAGGACCATCGAGGAGCTCAGGAGCAAG GTGCTGGTGGCCACAGTCGACAACGCCAACCTCCTCCTGCAGATTGACAACGCCAGGCTGACAGCTGATGACTTCAGGACCAA GTTTGAGACGGAGCAGGCTCTGCGCCTGAGCGTGGAGGCCGACATCAACGGCCTGCGCAGAGTCCTGGACGAGCTGACCCTGGCCAGAGCTGACCTGGAGATGCAGATTGAATCGCTGAAGGAGGAGCTGGCCTACCTCAAGAAGAACCACGAGGAG GAGATGAACGCCCTGCGTGGGCAGGTGGGTGGAGAGATCAGCGTGGAGATGGACGCTGCTCCTGGCATCGACCTCACCAAGATCCTGACCGACATGAGGGAGCAGTACGAGACCCTGGCCGAGAAGAACCGCAGGGACGCCGAGCAGTGGTTCTTCAGCAAG ACGGAGGAGCTGAACCGCGAGGTGGCCATCAACACGGAGCAGCTCCAGAGCGGCAAGACGGAGATCACGGAGCTGCGACGCACCATCCAGAGCCTGGAGATCGACCTGCAGTCCCAGCTCAGCACG AAAGCGGCGCTGGAGGGCACCTTGGCCGACACAGAGAACCGCTACGGCACCCAGctggcccagctgcaggggctgatCACCAGcgtggaggagcagctgggcgAGCTGCGCTGCGACATGGAGCGCCAGAACCACGAGTACAGGGTCCTGCTGGACGTCAAGTGCCGCCTGGAGCAGGAGATCGCCACATACCGCCGCCTCCTGGAGGGCGAGGACGCCCAGTGC CCTGTGAAAGAAG CTCCCGTAACTACCCGCCAAATCCGCACGATCTTCGAGGAAGTGCAGGACGGGAAGGTGATTTCCTCCCGCGAGCAGATCACCCAGGCTGCCCGCTGA
- the EIF1 gene encoding eukaryotic translation initiation factor 1, whose protein sequence is MSAIQNLQPFDPFADASKGDDLLPAGTEDYIHIRIQQRNGRKTLTTVQGIADDYDKKKLVKAFKKKFACNGTVIEHPEYGEVIQLQGDQRKNICQFLVEIGLAKDDQLKVHGF, encoded by the exons ATGTCCGCTATCCAGAACCTCCAACCCTTCG ACCCCTTTGCTGATGCAAGTAAGGGTGATGACCTGCTTCCTGCCGGCACTGAGGACTACATCCATATAAGGATCCAGCAGCGGAACGGCAGGAAGACCCTCACCACTGTCCAGGGCATCGCGGATGATTACGATAAAAAGAAACTGGTGAAGGCCTTCAAGAAG aAATTTGCCTGCAATGGTACTGTGATCGAACACCCTGAATATGGAGAAGTGATTCAGTTGCAAGGTGACCAGCGCAAGAACATATGCCAGTTCCTCGTAGAG attgGACTGGCTAAAGACGACCAGCTGAAAGTCCATGGGTTTTAA